In Leishmania mexicana MHOM/GT/2001/U1103 complete genome, chromosome 20, one genomic interval encodes:
- a CDS encoding putative branch point binding protein produces MPKETASRWSESRYTNLQVPSYVPSEALMHEDGQFLRAFLLRVLANDMQRMLATNTCAAYFRNIPLEPEYDANGNRTNTPENVVMEKRLHVMDDISKLLRTYVERAEYAANKSKDINRRIYFTAEQIETGDYGALIGPRGLVHQQLEKETNCHIVLVGRGITNPLKDTNPNAAAMALEDPHVRITATTEEDLQTAAERIEWILSDEPEAVEFRENNRRRMAQVDGRYDPRTWMTAAEKRKKAAAEKAAAAGGAAAGEDETGAEKGRKREREEAPVEEEDTELNEFLEDL; encoded by the coding sequence ATGCCGAAGGAGACCGCATCCCGGTGGAGCGAGTCGCGCTACACGAACTTGCAAGTGCCGAGCTACGTCCCCTCCGAGGCCCTCATGCACGAGGATGGACAGTTTCTGCGCGCCTTTCTCCTCCGCGTGCTGGCGAATGATATGCAGCGCATGCTTGCCACCAATACGTGCGCTGCCTATTTCCGCAACATCCCGCTGGAACCGGAGTACGACGCAAACGGCAACCGCACCAACACGCCTGAGAACGTGGTGATGGAAAAGCGACTGCACGTCATGGACGACATTAGCAAGTTGCTGCGCACCTACGTGGAGCGGGCCGAGTACGCGGCCAACAAGTCCAAGGACATCAACCGTCGCATCTACTTCACAGCGGAGCAGATCGAGACGGGCGACTACGGTGCTCTCATCGGGCCGCGTGGATTGGTGCatcagcagctggagaaggagacAAACTGTCACATTGTGCTGGTTGGGCGGGGCATCACCAATCCGCTGAAGGACACGAACCCGAATGCAGCAGCCATGGCGCTGGAGGACCCACACGTacgcatcaccgccaccacagaAGAGGATCTGCAAACCGCCGCGGAGCGCATTGAGTGGATCCTGTCCGACGAACCGGAGGCGGTCGAGTTTCGCGAGAACAACCGCCGCCGAATGGCCCAGGTGGACGGTCGCTACGACCCGCGTACGTggatgacggcggcggagaagCGGAAGAAGGCAGccgcggagaaggcggctgcagcaggtggcgctgctgcgggcgAGGATGAGACGGGGGCGGAGAAGGGTCGAAAAcgggagcgggaggaggcacccgtggaagaggaagacaccGAGCTTAACGAGTTCCTCGAAGACTTGTAG